One Edaphobacter flagellatus genomic region harbors:
- a CDS encoding c-type cytochrome: MHDQPKFFPQRGTTFYADGRSVRPQVANTVARNQGHPDSYFATGLVDGKEGDGLPFAVTAEVLARGQERYNIYCTPCHSRVGNGEGMAVQRGYTKAGDFHTARLRSAPLGHFFHVITNGYGAMPDYAAQVAPADRWAIAAYIRALQLSQHAQTADVPAGQHVQPLKAIAESEGLPAAFAEDIKLPATAVTGTPTGESFVLPAAGGTSTSNAPAEKPAAKPTTTGAAQQ; this comes from the coding sequence ATGCATGACCAGCCGAAGTTCTTTCCGCAGCGTGGAACGACGTTTTACGCCGATGGACGCTCGGTGCGTCCGCAGGTAGCCAATACGGTGGCCCGCAATCAGGGACACCCCGACTCCTACTTCGCGACCGGTCTGGTCGACGGCAAGGAAGGCGACGGACTCCCGTTCGCTGTAACCGCTGAGGTGCTGGCGCGCGGACAGGAGCGCTACAACATTTACTGCACGCCCTGCCACTCACGCGTTGGCAATGGTGAAGGTATGGCAGTGCAGCGCGGCTACACGAAGGCCGGCGACTTCCACACCGCGCGTCTGCGCTCGGCTCCGCTCGGCCACTTCTTTCACGTGATTACGAACGGCTACGGAGCGATGCCGGACTACGCTGCACAAGTGGCCCCGGCCGACCGCTGGGCGATTGCAGCTTACATCCGCGCGTTGCAGTTGAGCCAGCATGCGCAGACGGCCGATGTTCCTGCCGGTCAGCACGTGCAGCCGCTCAAGGCGATTGCCGAGAGCGAGGGCCTGCCGGCTGCGTTCGCCGAGGACATCAAGCTCCCGGCAACGGCAGTGACCGGGACCCCGACGGGTGAGTCTTTTGTTCTTCCGGCAGCGGGCGGAACATCCACATCCAACGCTCCGGCTGAAAAGCCGGCGGCGAAGCCAACAACCACTGGAGCAGCACAGCAGTAG
- a CDS encoding DUF3341 domain-containing protein: protein MPRREGIYGLIAEFNTPSELVYATEQARAAGYRRMECYTPYPVEEAAEALHFHKNRVPLVCLLGGLMGVTTAYLMETWIAVWAYPLNIAGRPLFSWPAFIIPAYEWTILFAGLSAGFGMIALNGLPQLYHPLFNAPNFRNGATTDKFFLCLEATDPKFSLTETRTFLEQFHAVSVVEVDH from the coding sequence ATGCCGCGCAGAGAAGGAATCTACGGACTGATCGCGGAGTTCAACACTCCCAGTGAGCTGGTGTATGCGACGGAGCAGGCACGTGCTGCAGGCTATCGCCGCATGGAATGCTACACGCCGTATCCGGTGGAGGAAGCAGCGGAAGCGCTGCACTTCCACAAGAACCGTGTTCCTCTGGTCTGCCTGCTGGGCGGCCTGATGGGTGTGACCACGGCGTACCTGATGGAGACCTGGATTGCGGTCTGGGCCTATCCGCTGAACATTGCGGGCCGTCCTCTGTTCTCGTGGCCTGCGTTCATCATTCCGGCGTACGAGTGGACCATTCTGTTTGCCGGACTTTCCGCGGGCTTCGGCATGATCGCGCTCAATGGGCTCCCGCAGCTCTATCATCCGCTGTTCAATGCGCCGAACTTCCGCAACGGCGCGACGACCGACAAGTTCTTCCTGTGCCTGGAGGCGACGGACCCGAAGTTCTCGCTGACTGAGACGCGGACGTTTCTAGAGCAGTTCCACGCAGTCTCGGTGGTGGAGGTGGACCATTAA
- the nrfD gene encoding NrfD/PsrC family molybdoenzyme membrane anchor subunit — protein MATKVPINDPMIDPRTGEYAVIAPGHNFKSVTQKIAGLVLTSNTPLGWFFGLMVAGGVASLVVIAVTWLFLKGVGIWGITMPGAWGFAIINFVWWIGIGHAGTLISAILLLFKQTWRNSINRFAEAMTIFAVVCAGMFPLLHVGRPWLGYWLFPYPNTMNIWPQFRSPLAWDVFAVSTYATISVVFWYIGMIPDFGTLRDRATLPLARYFYGILSLGWRGSTRHWIRYETASLLLAGLSTPLVLSVHTVISFDFAVAALAGWHTTIFPPYFVAGAVYSGFAMVLTLAIPIRKWYHMEDLVTLRHLDNMAKVMLATGSIVAYGYGMEVFMSWYSASHWEFFMMWNRMFGPMWWGYWMLILTNIAIPLTTLWSRKLRVNVGYLFVLSFIVNIGMWFERFVIVVTSLYREYLPSSWGTYVATKWDYMLFIGTWGLFTCLFLLFVRFLPMIPMSEIRMMLPQTKITRGGPTAETVSEEMS, from the coding sequence ATGGCGACGAAAGTACCCATCAACGACCCGATGATCGATCCGCGGACCGGCGAGTACGCGGTCATCGCCCCGGGCCACAACTTCAAGTCGGTGACGCAGAAGATCGCCGGGCTGGTGTTGACGTCGAACACCCCGCTGGGCTGGTTCTTCGGCCTGATGGTGGCTGGAGGCGTGGCGTCGCTGGTTGTGATCGCGGTGACCTGGCTGTTCCTGAAGGGCGTCGGCATCTGGGGTATCACGATGCCCGGAGCCTGGGGCTTCGCCATCATCAACTTTGTGTGGTGGATCGGTATCGGCCACGCCGGAACGCTGATCTCGGCCATCCTGCTGCTCTTCAAGCAGACGTGGCGTAACTCGATCAACCGCTTCGCTGAGGCGATGACGATCTTCGCCGTGGTCTGCGCCGGCATGTTCCCGCTGCTGCACGTTGGTCGTCCGTGGCTGGGGTACTGGCTGTTCCCGTACCCGAACACGATGAACATCTGGCCGCAGTTCCGTTCGCCTCTGGCGTGGGACGTCTTCGCGGTCTCGACCTACGCGACGATCTCGGTGGTCTTCTGGTACATCGGCATGATCCCGGACTTCGGCACGCTGCGTGATCGTGCAACGCTGCCGCTGGCCCGCTACTTCTACGGCATCCTGTCGCTCGGCTGGCGCGGTTCGACCCGCCACTGGATCCGTTATGAGACGGCCTCGCTGCTGCTGGCCGGACTTTCGACACCTCTGGTGCTCTCAGTACATACGGTCATCAGCTTCGACTTCGCGGTGGCGGCCCTGGCGGGATGGCATACGACCATCTTCCCGCCCTACTTCGTCGCCGGCGCTGTGTACTCGGGCTTCGCGATGGTGCTTACGCTCGCGATTCCGATCCGCAAGTGGTACCACATGGAAGACCTGGTCACGCTGCGCCATCTGGACAACATGGCGAAGGTGATGTTGGCCACCGGCTCGATCGTGGCCTACGGCTACGGCATGGAAGTCTTCATGAGCTGGTACTCGGCCAGCCACTGGGAATTCTTCATGATGTGGAACCGCATGTTCGGCCCGATGTGGTGGGGCTACTGGATGCTGATCCTGACGAACATCGCGATCCCGCTGACCACATTGTGGTCGCGCAAGCTGCGTGTGAACGTCGGCTATCTGTTCGTGCTCTCGTTCATTGTGAACATCGGTATGTGGTTCGAGCGCTTCGTCATCGTCGTGACCTCGCTCTACCGCGAGTACCTGCCGTCGAGCTGGGGCACCTACGTTGCGACCAAGTGGGACTACATGCTCTTCATTGGAACCTGGGGCCTGTTTACCTGCCTGTTCCTGCTGTTCGTGCGCTTCCTCCCGATGATTCCGATGTCGGAAATCAGGATGATGCTGCCGCAGACAAAGATTACGCGTGGCGGCCCGACCGCTGAGACCGTAAGCGAGGAGATGAGCTAA
- a CDS encoding TAT-variant-translocated molybdopterin oxidoreductase, with translation MAETKSLAEEKAQVVTEIAPAKMTLAEVREKLDGKTGKRFWKNLDELSDSPAFQQLMREEFPRQHGAGEWVDAVSRRGFMKVMGASFALAGLAGCTKQPDEPIFPYVKQPEDLVLGKPMYFATTFPFPTGAIPVLIKSDSFRPIKVDGNPEHPMSKGKSDALTQATLLDMYDPDRSQHVRYRGQTSSFGAFQEAFIAAAKKSSGGKGLYFLSETITSPTLAEQWKQVQAKYPSAKLVQWEPVNQDSSRAASKAAFGSYADAQYRLEDADVILALDADFLGGIAHPGFLPLAAAYGERHRYEEGKKMNRLYAVESMPTVTGLRAEHRLALKPSQIAAFADALVFGTAPAGLTPEQTKFFNALLEDLKKNSGRAVVIPGEQAPASVHAAAYAINTLIGAVGKTVVYTETVNPLPSEQVADFKSLVADMNAGKVEWLVILGVNPIYSAPADLNFKDAFDKVPTVVHLGTHVDETGVISHWHINKAHYLESWSDARAYDGTISIIQPMIDPMYGGKSAHDIFQTLLDNSQATAYDAVVANAKNYIKGDFAAGWRKALHDGWVEGTAFTPKAGVPARVTSFAAPKGSSSGYELAFRPDPSLYDGRFANVGWMQELPKQVTNLSWDNAALVSIATMAELKAEETELIELELNGRKVKAPILMVPGHPDGVITVHLGFGRNAEAGRVGSGVGFDAYTLRSSDAPLVATGATAKKVDGSFYDLCVTKVHSTEHRGAFAQHDLEHPQYDTEGTYSLEGHEAMERSIIRYATVEEAEKNPKFAEEGASGTFVNKVGYGPQGENPAHGDPGWDAQKHVDLSMFPDAWDYKKTDPSSLKIQNAWGMSIDMNSCIGCNACVVSCYAENNIPVVGREQVKVGRNMQWIRIDTYFEGDLHAPKAHFQPMACQHCENAGCEQVCPVGATVHTPEGLNVMVYNRCVGTRYCSNNCPYKVRRFNFLLYSDYDTESLKFMRNPDVSVRSRGVMEKCTYCVQRIVAAKIVADKENREVRDGDIVTACQQACPTDAIVFGNINDKDSRVAKRKAEERDYAVLGDLNYRPRTTYTAGVINPNPELA, from the coding sequence ATGGCTGAGACAAAGTCACTGGCGGAAGAAAAGGCGCAGGTCGTCACGGAGATTGCTCCGGCGAAGATGACGCTGGCCGAGGTTCGCGAGAAGCTGGACGGCAAGACCGGCAAGCGCTTCTGGAAGAACCTCGATGAGCTGTCGGACTCTCCGGCGTTCCAGCAGTTGATGCGGGAGGAATTCCCCCGTCAGCATGGTGCAGGCGAGTGGGTCGATGCTGTCTCGCGGCGCGGCTTTATGAAGGTGATGGGCGCAAGCTTCGCGCTGGCCGGGTTGGCCGGTTGCACCAAGCAGCCCGACGAGCCGATCTTCCCCTACGTCAAGCAGCCCGAGGACCTGGTCCTGGGCAAGCCGATGTACTTTGCCACGACGTTCCCGTTCCCAACGGGCGCGATTCCGGTTCTGATCAAGTCGGACTCCTTCCGCCCGATCAAGGTGGACGGCAACCCCGAGCACCCGATGTCGAAAGGCAAGTCGGATGCGCTGACGCAGGCGACGCTGCTGGATATGTACGATCCGGACCGCTCGCAGCACGTGCGCTATCGCGGCCAGACGTCGAGCTTCGGCGCGTTCCAGGAGGCCTTCATTGCTGCGGCGAAGAAGAGCTCTGGCGGCAAGGGTCTCTACTTCCTGAGCGAGACGATCACCTCGCCGACCCTGGCGGAGCAGTGGAAGCAGGTGCAGGCGAAGTATCCTTCGGCGAAGCTGGTGCAGTGGGAGCCGGTGAACCAGGACTCGTCGCGCGCGGCCTCGAAGGCGGCCTTCGGCAGCTACGCCGACGCGCAGTACAGGCTTGAAGACGCCGATGTGATCCTTGCGCTCGACGCCGACTTCCTGGGCGGCATTGCGCATCCGGGCTTCCTGCCTCTGGCGGCGGCTTACGGCGAGCGTCATCGCTACGAAGAGGGCAAGAAGATGAACCGCCTGTACGCGGTTGAGTCGATGCCCACGGTGACGGGACTTCGCGCCGAGCATCGCCTTGCGCTGAAGCCGAGCCAGATTGCGGCCTTCGCCGATGCGCTGGTCTTCGGTACGGCTCCCGCGGGCCTGACCCCGGAGCAGACGAAGTTCTTCAATGCATTGCTGGAAGATCTGAAGAAGAACTCGGGCCGCGCGGTTGTTATTCCGGGCGAACAGGCTCCTGCCTCGGTTCACGCTGCCGCCTACGCGATCAACACACTGATTGGCGCAGTGGGCAAGACGGTTGTTTACACCGAGACGGTGAACCCGCTGCCGAGCGAGCAGGTTGCGGACTTCAAGTCGCTGGTCGCCGACATGAATGCGGGCAAGGTGGAGTGGCTGGTGATCCTGGGTGTCAACCCGATCTATTCGGCTCCCGCTGACCTGAACTTCAAGGACGCGTTCGATAAGGTGCCGACGGTCGTTCATCTCGGCACGCACGTGGATGAGACGGGCGTGATCTCCCACTGGCACATCAACAAGGCGCACTACCTCGAGAGCTGGTCGGATGCGCGTGCCTACGACGGCACGATCTCGATCATTCAGCCGATGATCGATCCGATGTACGGCGGCAAGAGCGCGCACGACATCTTCCAGACCCTGCTCGATAACTCGCAGGCGACGGCATATGACGCTGTGGTGGCCAATGCCAAGAATTACATCAAGGGCGACTTTGCCGCGGGCTGGCGCAAGGCGTTGCACGATGGCTGGGTCGAGGGGACGGCGTTCACGCCGAAGGCCGGCGTCCCGGCTCGCGTGACTTCGTTTGCCGCTCCCAAGGGCTCGTCGTCGGGCTATGAGCTGGCATTCCGCCCCGATCCTTCGCTCTACGATGGCCGGTTTGCCAACGTGGGCTGGATGCAGGAGCTGCCCAAGCAGGTGACGAACCTGAGCTGGGATAACGCCGCGCTGGTCAGCATTGCGACGATGGCCGAGCTGAAGGCCGAAGAGACGGAGCTGATCGAGCTGGAGCTGAATGGCCGCAAGGTAAAGGCTCCGATCCTCATGGTTCCCGGACATCCGGATGGTGTAATCACGGTGCACCTGGGATTTGGCCGGAATGCTGAGGCGGGCCGCGTGGGAAGTGGCGTTGGCTTCGATGCCTATACGCTGCGCTCCTCGGACGCGCCGCTGGTAGCTACAGGCGCAACAGCCAAGAAGGTGGACGGCAGCTTCTACGATCTGTGCGTCACCAAGGTGCACTCGACGGAGCACCGCGGCGCGTTTGCGCAGCATGACCTGGAGCACCCGCAGTACGACACGGAGGGGACTTACTCGCTCGAAGGCCATGAGGCGATGGAGCGGTCGATCATCCGCTATGCCACGGTCGAAGAGGCAGAGAAGAATCCGAAGTTCGCCGAAGAGGGCGCCAGCGGCACATTCGTCAACAAGGTTGGATACGGTCCGCAGGGTGAGAATCCGGCGCACGGCGATCCTGGCTGGGACGCGCAGAAGCATGTCGATCTCAGCATGTTCCCGGATGCTTGGGACTATAAGAAGACCGATCCTTCGAGCCTGAAGATTCAGAACGCATGGGGCATGTCGATTGACATGAACTCCTGCATCGGCTGCAACGCCTGCGTGGTGAGCTGCTATGCGGAGAACAATATCCCGGTCGTCGGCCGCGAGCAGGTGAAGGTCGGACGCAACATGCAGTGGATTCGCATCGATACCTACTTCGAGGGCGACCTGCATGCCCCGAAGGCTCACTTCCAGCCGATGGCCTGCCAGCACTGCGAGAACGCGGGTTGCGAGCAGGTCTGCCCGGTCGGCGCGACGGTGCATACGCCGGAAGGCTTGAACGTGATGGTCTATAACCGCTGCGTGGGTACGAGGTACTGCTCGAACAATTGCCCGTACAAGGTGCGCCGGTTCAACTTCCTGCTGTACTCGGACTACGACACCGAGAGCCTCAAGTTCATGCGCAATCCTGACGTCTCGGTCCGTTCGCGCGGCGTCATGGAAAAGTGCACGTACTGCGTGCAGCGCATCGTTGCGGCCAAGATTGTGGCCGACAAGGAGAACCGCGAGGTTCGCGACGGCGATATCGTGACGGCTTGCCAGCAGGCCTGCCCGACCGATGCGATCGTCTTCGGCAATATCAACGACAAGGACAGCAGGGTCGCGAAGCGCAAGGCCGAGGAACGCGACTACGCTGTGCTGGGCGATCTGAACTACCGTCCGCGCACAACCTACACGGCTGGCGTCATCAACCCGAATCCGGAGCTGGCATAA
- a CDS encoding cytochrome c3 family protein, with amino-acid sequence MAQVFDRSSNALARMSLVLAGLIVIALGVALNQLQRSPWVTKQGQRPDQPIPFSHKHHVEGVGLQCQYCHVQVEKAGYAGIPPTKTCMNCHAQIWTNAEYLEPVRQSWATGASIQWIRVHDLPDFVYFNHDIHVNKGIGCASCHGRVDEMPLMYQQNTLQMEWCLNCHRNPAVNLRPTSEIYNMAWAGPSTTKPVVCTSTNKGGPTAQNVSCEVATEEAAVPAGYTKFTSQIELGKYLTAQYHIRTPNELSSCETCHR; translated from the coding sequence ATGGCGCAAGTTTTTGACCGCAGTTCGAACGCGCTGGCTCGGATGAGCCTGGTATTGGCGGGCCTGATCGTCATCGCGCTCGGCGTAGCCCTGAACCAACTGCAGCGCTCCCCGTGGGTGACCAAGCAGGGCCAGCGCCCGGACCAGCCGATCCCCTTCAGCCACAAGCACCACGTTGAGGGTGTGGGTCTGCAGTGCCAGTACTGTCATGTGCAGGTGGAGAAGGCCGGCTATGCCGGTATTCCTCCGACCAAGACCTGTATGAACTGCCACGCGCAGATCTGGACGAACGCCGAGTATCTTGAGCCGGTGCGTCAGAGCTGGGCGACGGGCGCGTCGATCCAGTGGATCCGCGTTCACGACCTTCCGGACTTCGTGTACTTCAATCACGATATTCACGTGAATAAGGGCATCGGCTGCGCCAGCTGTCACGGACGCGTCGACGAGATGCCGCTGATGTATCAGCAGAACACGCTGCAGATGGAGTGGTGCCTGAACTGCCACCGCAATCCCGCTGTGAACCTGCGTCCGACCTCTGAGATTTACAACATGGCATGGGCTGGCCCCTCGACGACGAAGCCGGTCGTCTGCACCAGCACGAACAAGGGTGGACCCACCGCGCAGAACGTAAGCTGCGAGGTGGCGACCGAAGAGGCCGCGGTTCCCGCCGGTTATACCAAGTTCACCAGCCAGATTGAGCTGGGCAAGTACCTGACGGCGCAGTATCACATTCGTACTCCGAATGAGCTGTCGAGCTGCGAGACGTGCCACCGATGA
- a CDS encoding DNA-3-methyladenine glycosylase family protein has product MPRTFSSPRPPRYDSARAIAELSAADPKLGKLIERAGPFTLRVASTQSPFEALTEAIVYQQLHGKAAATIHRRMLESFHEICGVGVHPSAQHLLDCPNEQLRAAGLSKNKMLALRDLAAKTIDGTVPTLAIIRKMSDEDIIDHLTQVRGIGRWTVEMLLMFRLGRPDIFPVSDYGIRKGFALTFQGLKPTKKVEPSDLPNAETMHRRGKKWVPWRSIASWYMWRACDLANGKTLVLPGQ; this is encoded by the coding sequence ATGCCGCGCACCTTCTCGAGCCCACGTCCGCCGCGCTACGACTCTGCGCGCGCCATCGCAGAGCTCTCCGCCGCCGACCCGAAGCTGGGCAAGCTCATCGAGCGCGCCGGTCCATTCACCCTCCGCGTCGCCAGCACACAATCTCCCTTCGAGGCCCTGACCGAGGCCATCGTCTACCAGCAGCTTCATGGCAAGGCCGCAGCCACGATCCACCGCCGCATGCTGGAGAGCTTCCACGAAATCTGCGGCGTCGGCGTCCATCCCTCGGCACAGCATCTGCTCGATTGCCCCAACGAACAGCTCCGCGCCGCCGGCCTCTCGAAGAACAAGATGCTCGCCCTGCGCGATCTCGCCGCTAAGACCATCGACGGCACCGTGCCCACGCTTGCGATCATTCGCAAGATGTCCGACGAAGACATCATCGATCACCTCACCCAGGTGCGCGGTATCGGTCGCTGGACCGTCGAGATGCTCTTGATGTTCCGCCTTGGACGACCCGACATCTTCCCCGTCTCCGACTACGGCATCCGCAAAGGCTTCGCTCTCACCTTCCAGGGCTTGAAACCGACCAAAAAAGTCGAGCCATCCGATCTCCCCAACGCCGAAACCATGCACCGCCGCGGAAAGAAGTGGGTTCCGTGGCGCTCCATCGCAAGCTGGTACATGTGGCGCGCCTGCGACCTCGCCAACGGCAAAACTCTCGTACTTCCCGGCCAGTAG
- a CDS encoding DUF3536 domain-containing protein translates to MAKSKQAVRPAASSPTPATPERYVCIHGHFYQPPRENPWLETVELQESAAPYHDWNDRITAECYAPNGASRITDRENKIIRIMNNYSRMSFNFGPTLLSWLADNAPRAYRMILDADHASAERHSGHGSAIAQVYNHIIMPLASRRDALTQIRWGIADFEHRFGRRPEGMWLAETAAARWVLDLMAQEGIKFTILAPSQCAHVRPLPTSAEVEAAAKWIETPDASVDTTRPYLVQLDEGRSIAVFFYNGPASRAIAFEGLLNSGENFARRLVDAFPAAPEGEPAAAQLSHVATDGESYGHHHKHGEMALSYAMYWLEQNQQARLTNYGEFLAKFPPQWEAEIVNDTSWSCAHGVERWRSDCGCNSGGHPGWNQQWRAPLRQALDMLRDATAPLSEELAKPLFKDLWVARDAYISVILNRAGNTDAFFAAHQAHPLSPAERIMALELMELQRHTQLMYTSCGWFFDEVSGIETVQVIAYAGRVLQLAQKLFGAPAADLEDKFLAILANAPSNIAEIGSGAEVYRRFVTGMKIGLEQVGAHYAISSIFRPYPEDGELFCYNVHRASHEVYNSGRGRIALGSARIHSRITEETEEICYSVLHLGDQNLSAAVHRYDPTDAEQVKRFNTFSKDVGLAMRRANLPEVIRLIDRNFRNGDAAHDAESAPAPAGYSLLSLFADEQRRILEIILNQTIHEMGDSLRKIYEDHASLLDFLTDTGISPPPALELAANFAINAALRKAIEADPFDSEYVVSLLQRAETERITLDGQQLSYTSSQRMKRAMVRLEAAAAGDPSATGALQNALTVAETLRKAPFEVNLWGAQNIWNDLLRRSDKTYWTEEWREDFRKLGEAMNIKVDQLVTEEGVSAF, encoded by the coding sequence ATGGCAAAGTCCAAACAAGCCGTCAGGCCCGCAGCTTCCTCCCCTACGCCGGCCACCCCCGAGCGCTACGTCTGTATTCACGGACATTTCTACCAGCCGCCGCGCGAGAATCCCTGGCTCGAGACCGTCGAGCTGCAGGAGTCCGCCGCCCCGTACCACGACTGGAACGACCGCATCACCGCCGAGTGCTACGCACCAAACGGCGCCTCCCGCATCACCGACCGCGAAAACAAGATCATCCGCATCATGAACAACTACTCGCGGATGAGCTTCAACTTCGGCCCAACGCTGCTAAGTTGGCTGGCCGACAATGCTCCCCGTGCGTATCGCATGATCCTCGACGCCGACCACGCCTCCGCCGAGCGTCACTCCGGCCACGGCTCGGCCATCGCGCAGGTCTACAACCACATCATCATGCCGCTGGCCTCGCGACGCGACGCCCTCACTCAAATCCGCTGGGGCATCGCCGACTTCGAGCACCGCTTTGGCCGCCGCCCCGAGGGCATGTGGCTGGCCGAAACCGCCGCCGCCCGCTGGGTGCTCGACCTCATGGCGCAGGAGGGCATCAAGTTCACCATCCTCGCGCCAAGCCAATGCGCCCACGTGCGCCCGCTCCCCACGTCTGCCGAAGTCGAAGCGGCAGCCAAGTGGATCGAGACGCCGGACGCCTCTGTCGACACGACGCGTCCTTATCTCGTTCAGCTCGACGAAGGCCGCTCGATCGCTGTCTTCTTCTACAACGGCCCCGCTTCGCGTGCGATTGCCTTCGAAGGCCTGCTGAACAGCGGCGAAAACTTCGCCAGGCGACTAGTCGATGCCTTTCCCGCCGCTCCTGAAGGCGAGCCGGCTGCGGCGCAGCTCTCCCACGTGGCAACCGACGGCGAAAGCTACGGCCATCATCACAAGCACGGAGAGATGGCACTCTCCTACGCAATGTACTGGCTGGAGCAGAATCAGCAGGCCCGGCTGACCAACTATGGCGAGTTCCTCGCGAAATTCCCACCACAGTGGGAGGCCGAGATCGTCAACGACACCTCGTGGAGCTGCGCACACGGCGTCGAGCGCTGGCGCTCCGACTGCGGCTGCAACTCGGGCGGCCACCCTGGCTGGAACCAGCAGTGGCGTGCCCCGCTGCGTCAGGCTCTCGACATGCTCCGTGATGCAACGGCGCCTCTCTCCGAAGAGCTCGCCAAGCCGCTCTTCAAAGATCTCTGGGTCGCGCGCGATGCATACATCTCCGTCATCCTCAACCGCGCGGGAAACACCGATGCCTTCTTCGCCGCGCATCAGGCGCACCCGCTCTCACCCGCCGAACGGATCATGGCGCTCGAGCTGATGGAGCTGCAGCGCCACACGCAGCTGATGTACACCTCCTGCGGGTGGTTCTTCGACGAAGTATCGGGCATCGAGACAGTGCAGGTCATCGCCTACGCTGGCCGCGTGCTCCAGCTGGCGCAGAAGCTCTTCGGCGCACCCGCTGCCGATCTCGAAGACAAGTTCCTCGCCATTCTCGCTAACGCGCCAAGCAACATCGCTGAAATCGGCAGCGGAGCCGAAGTCTACCGGCGCTTCGTCACCGGCATGAAGATCGGCCTCGAGCAGGTGGGCGCGCACTACGCCATCAGCTCCATCTTCCGGCCCTATCCCGAAGATGGCGAATTGTTCTGCTACAACGTCCACCGCGCCAGCCACGAGGTCTACAACTCCGGCCGCGGACGCATTGCTCTGGGCAGCGCACGCATTCACTCGCGCATCACCGAGGAGACAGAAGAAATCTGTTACTCCGTCCTGCACCTCGGCGACCAGAACCTCTCCGCCGCAGTCCACCGCTACGACCCCACCGACGCCGAGCAGGTTAAGCGCTTCAACACTTTTTCGAAGGACGTCGGGCTCGCGATGCGCCGCGCCAACCTTCCCGAAGTCATACGGCTAATCGACCGCAACTTCCGCAACGGCGACGCCGCGCACGACGCAGAGTCCGCGCCCGCACCGGCAGGCTATTCTCTGTTGTCGCTCTTCGCCGACGAGCAGCGCCGCATCCTCGAGATCATCCTCAACCAGACCATCCATGAGATGGGCGACTCTCTCCGCAAAATCTACGAGGACCACGCCTCGCTGCTCGACTTCCTCACCGATACCGGCATCTCGCCGCCGCCCGCACTGGAGCTGGCCGCCAACTTCGCCATCAATGCTGCTTTGCGCAAGGCCATTGAGGCCGACCCCTTCGACTCCGAGTACGTCGTCTCGTTGCTGCAGCGCGCAGAAACCGAACGCATCACGCTCGACGGCCAGCAGCTCAGCTACACCTCCAGCCAGCGCATGAAACGCGCCATGGTGCGCCTCGAAGCCGCAGCCGCAGGCGACCCCTCGGCCACCGGAGCGCTCCAGAACGCGCTCACCGTTGCCGAAACGCTCCGCAAAGCTCCCTTCGAGGTCAACCTGTGGGGCGCGCAAAACATCTGGAACGATCTGCTGCGCCGCAGCGACAAAACCTATTGGACCGAGGAGTGGCGCGAAGACTTCCGCAAGCTCGGCGAAGCCATGAACATCAAGGTCGACCAGCTCGTGACCGAAGAAGGCGTCAGCGCCTTCTAG
- a CDS encoding VOC family protein yields MNKQRREVLTALTAAAGSVLLPGSFAAAQQTPAANAPAKETVTGIGGFFFRARDPKALEQWYQDHLGVSVIPKSDTDPVWKQQAGPTAFAPFPENSKYFGDATKQWMLNFRVSNLDKMTAQLEAAGIAVKVDPTTYPNGRFARIHDPEGNPIELWQPMNTPR; encoded by the coding sequence GTGAACAAGCAACGTCGTGAAGTCCTTACTGCGCTTACTGCCGCCGCAGGATCAGTGCTGTTACCCGGCTCTTTTGCTGCCGCCCAGCAAACGCCTGCAGCGAACGCTCCGGCGAAGGAGACGGTCACCGGCATTGGCGGCTTTTTCTTTCGGGCGCGAGACCCCAAGGCACTCGAGCAGTGGTACCAGGATCACCTCGGCGTCTCCGTCATCCCGAAGAGTGACACCGATCCCGTATGGAAGCAGCAGGCCGGACCGACGGCGTTTGCCCCCTTTCCTGAGAACAGCAAATACTTTGGCGACGCCACAAAGCAGTGGATGCTCAACTTCCGCGTAAGCAACCTGGACAAGATGACCGCGCAGCTTGAAGCAGCAGGAATTGCGGTAAAGGTGGACCCGACGACCTATCCCAATGGCCGCTTCGCGCGCATTCACGATCCGGAGGGAAATCCGATCGAGCTGTGGCAACCGATGAATACACCACGGTGA